One part of the Streptomyces nigra genome encodes these proteins:
- a CDS encoding TetR/AcrR family transcriptional regulator has translation MRPVTRRQADHHAARSAATVAQVMSTLHRLLESGEAFSEISVQRILEEAGVSRATFYAHFQSKSDVLVRLTDDLRESLLAHARQWNPAAGPDALAHFFEDVIKTHRLHQSLIRAVREAAAYDPTVHDFYTADLEGFEANALRSLLADQAAGLAPPDLDAASASRIIVWGGAQAIAHHIGVDDGSGDRAFARELARIWWHGAYRRPGTDGAAEADAAVG, from the coding sequence ATGAGACCCGTCACACGACGCCAGGCCGACCACCACGCCGCACGCTCGGCCGCGACGGTGGCCCAGGTCATGTCCACTCTGCACCGGCTCCTGGAGTCCGGCGAAGCCTTCTCCGAGATCAGCGTCCAGCGGATCCTGGAGGAGGCGGGCGTCTCCCGGGCCACGTTCTACGCGCACTTCCAGAGCAAATCCGACGTACTGGTCAGGCTCACCGACGACCTGAGGGAGTCGCTGCTCGCGCACGCCCGGCAGTGGAACCCCGCCGCCGGGCCGGACGCGCTCGCGCACTTCTTCGAAGACGTGATCAAGACGCACCGCCTCCATCAGAGCCTGATCAGGGCGGTGCGCGAGGCCGCCGCCTACGACCCGACGGTGCACGACTTCTACACGGCCGACCTCGAGGGCTTTGAGGCGAACGCCCTGCGGTCCCTGCTCGCCGACCAGGCGGCCGGACTCGCCCCGCCCGACCTCGACGCGGCCTCCGCCAGCCGCATCATCGTCTGGGGAGGCGCACAGGCGATCGCCCACCACATCGGCGTCGACGACGGCAGCGGTGACCGCGCCTTCGCCCGCGAACTCGCCCGGATCTGGTGGCACGGCGCCTACCGACGCCCCGGAACCGACGGCGCCGCTGAGGCGGACGCGGCGGTCGGCTAG